The [Bacillus] selenitireducens MLS10 genome includes a region encoding these proteins:
- a CDS encoding helix-turn-helix transcriptional regulator, which produces MRIHLGVRHPLVRYGITQVLKDVYDVTYMVSSETEGEWHQAMSKFAFDLVLLHEDLYETSIPQAFFPLDRPEAAPYLKLIMYRKEQGQQQLLFDDHLVDGIFHEEADIDQLMLYFDRVRKGERLKLSSVFDDALDVNNGKGTPLTAREEEVFQLKVKGFSVNDTAKKLTVSPKTVENHRRNIKKKLSIKKGQDWYDWAKRIGYIR; this is translated from the coding sequence ATGCGAATCCATCTGGGCGTCAGGCATCCACTCGTCCGATACGGCATTACGCAAGTACTAAAAGATGTCTATGACGTGACCTATATGGTCTCTTCTGAAACAGAGGGAGAGTGGCATCAGGCGATGTCCAAATTTGCATTTGACCTCGTTTTGCTTCATGAAGATTTATATGAGACGTCGATTCCACAGGCTTTCTTTCCCCTGGATAGGCCTGAAGCGGCTCCTTATCTGAAACTGATCATGTACAGAAAAGAACAGGGGCAACAGCAACTTCTCTTTGATGATCATCTGGTTGATGGGATTTTTCATGAGGAGGCTGACATCGATCAGCTTATGCTTTATTTTGACCGAGTCAGAAAGGGAGAGCGTTTGAAGCTCTCCAGTGTCTTCGATGATGCCCTTGACGTCAATAACGGTAAAGGGACACCGTTAACAGCCAGGGAAGAGGAAGTATTTCAATTGAAGGTAAAAGGATTCTCTGTAAATGACACGGCAAAGAAGTTAACGGTTTCTCCGAAAACGGTGGAGAATCACCGGCGTAATATCAAGAAAAAACTGTCGATAAAAAAGGGGCAGGACTGGTATGATTGGGCAAAGCGAATCGGCTACATTCGCTGA
- a CDS encoding ABC transporter ATP-binding protein gives MADIKFDSLYKIYDGDVQAVTDFNLDITDKEFIVFVGPSGCGKSTTLRMVAGLEDISKGSLYIGENKVNDVAPKDRDIAMVFQNYALYPHMNVYENMAFGLKLRKFDKKEIDERVREAARILGLTEMLDRKPKAMSGGQRQRVALGRAIVRNPKVFLMDEPLSNLDAKLRVQMRAEIIKLHKRLQTTTIYVTHDQTEAMTMATRIVVMKDGYIQQVGAPKHIYDNPNNVFVGGFIGSPAMNFLHGKLQDGQFHLGDRQINVPEGKLKTLGDYNGKDLILGIRPEDIHDEPVFLDANPNARFTAKIDVAELMGSESYLYSKVADQDFIARVDSRTDISGGDSIDVAFDMNKVHFFDADTEERIK, from the coding sequence ATGGCAGATATTAAATTTGACAGTTTGTATAAGATTTATGATGGTGACGTTCAGGCGGTTACGGATTTCAACCTTGATATTACGGATAAGGAATTCATCGTATTCGTCGGTCCATCGGGTTGCGGGAAATCCACAACACTCCGAATGGTTGCCGGACTTGAAGATATTTCTAAAGGATCCCTGTATATCGGTGAAAATAAAGTCAACGATGTCGCACCGAAAGACCGTGACATTGCGATGGTATTCCAAAACTATGCCCTCTATCCGCACATGAACGTGTATGAGAACATGGCATTCGGTCTGAAACTCCGTAAGTTTGACAAAAAGGAAATCGACGAGCGGGTCCGTGAAGCAGCAAGAATCCTCGGCCTGACAGAAATGCTCGACCGTAAGCCAAAAGCCATGTCCGGCGGTCAGCGTCAGCGTGTGGCACTCGGCCGTGCGATCGTGCGTAACCCGAAAGTGTTCCTGATGGATGAGCCGCTGTCAAACCTTGATGCCAAGCTCCGTGTCCAGATGCGTGCTGAGATCATCAAGCTTCACAAGCGCCTTCAGACAACGACAATTTATGTAACACACGACCAGACGGAAGCCATGACCATGGCTACACGAATCGTCGTCATGAAAGACGGTTATATCCAGCAGGTTGGTGCACCAAAACACATCTATGATAATCCGAATAACGTCTTCGTTGGCGGCTTCATCGGTTCTCCGGCCATGAACTTCCTCCACGGAAAACTCCAGGACGGCCAGTTCCACTTGGGTGACAGACAGATTAACGTTCCGGAAGGCAAGCTCAAGACACTCGGTGATTACAATGGCAAAGACCTTATTCTCGGTATTCGTCCGGAAGACATTCACGATGAGCCTGTTTTCCTCGATGCCAATCCGAATGCCCGCTTCACAGCGAAAATCGATGTGGCTGAGCTGATGGGTTCTGAGTCTTATCTCTATTCCAAAGTCGCCGATCAGGATTTCATTGCACGGGTTGATTCCCGTACAGACATTTCCGGAGGAGACAGCATTGATGTAGCCTTTGACATGAACAAAGTGCATTTCTTCGATGCCGACACGGAAGAGCGAATCAAATAA
- a CDS encoding ATP-binding cassette domain-containing protein: MKVSHLSKSIHSRSILNDLSFTIRTGSITGIIGRNGAGKTTLLRTMAGILVPDRGDVTINGKSIIRHPAEKQSLIFVPDNLEALKTYSTKELVHLYKLVYPRFDMDYFEEMRALFSLPDVTRLTKYSKGMKALFVLILSFACRVDYLLLDEPTDGLDAVVKKKVLHFLTEQARANHVSVMIASHRLEELDYMVDDVLILRNGELDEHFAIRDLKKQYRKLQVAYEGEALIPDFIRNRVIELDRTGSVHAILIPNEDKSIYDQLKDTQPILLEELTLSLEDIFLARLGGNDDVL, from the coding sequence ATGAAAGTCTCACATCTGAGCAAATCCATACATAGCAGATCCATCCTGAACGATCTCAGTTTTACAATCAGAACAGGAAGCATTACCGGAATCATCGGAAGAAACGGTGCCGGGAAGACGACACTCCTTCGCACGATGGCAGGCATTCTTGTGCCTGACCGGGGTGATGTCACTATCAACGGCAAAAGCATCATCCGACACCCCGCTGAAAAACAATCTCTGATCTTTGTTCCGGATAACCTTGAAGCTTTAAAAACTTACAGTACCAAGGAGCTTGTTCATCTCTACAAGCTTGTCTATCCGCGTTTTGATATGGATTATTTTGAAGAAATGCGTGCCCTGTTCTCCTTGCCGGACGTCACGCGCCTTACCAAATACTCCAAAGGCATGAAAGCTCTGTTTGTATTAATTCTGTCCTTTGCCTGCCGTGTTGACTACCTTCTGTTGGATGAACCGACGGACGGGCTTGATGCCGTTGTCAAAAAGAAAGTGTTGCACTTTCTGACGGAACAGGCACGGGCGAATCATGTATCCGTCATGATTGCGAGCCACAGGCTTGAAGAGCTCGATTATATGGTGGACGATGTCCTTATTCTTCGAAACGGCGAGCTTGACGAGCACTTTGCCATTCGCGATTTAAAAAAACAATACAGAAAACTCCAGGTCGCTTATGAAGGAGAGGCTCTCATTCCTGATTTTATTCGAAACCGGGTCATTGAACTCGATCGAACCGGAAGCGTCCATGCAATTCTGATTCCAAACGAAGACAAGAGTATCTATGATCAGCTGAAAGACACTCAGCCCATTCTCCTCGAAGAACTGACACTCAGTCTTGAAGATATTTTCCTCGCCAGGTTAGGAGGGAATGACGATGTTCTCTAA
- a CDS encoding cytochrome d ubiquinol oxidase subunit II, which yields MTYELIGITVLWTFLYGYLIVASVDFGAGFLSFDAKYRKNDFVLNKVIQRYLSPVWEVTNVFLIFFLIGIIGFFPDTAYYFGTALLIPGSIAVILLAIRGSYYAFNTYGAKESKVFSFLYGATGLLIPASLTVVLTVSLGGYIEVTDGRVNLLYTELFTSIYSWTVVLLAISSVLFISAMFLTYYASRAKDEAALKTVRKYSLSWALPTIMMGLIVFAVLSQRNETQFNNMLDLWWAFALSGAAFLIAVWLVWKKQNYGTAFILVMIQYFTAFFAYGSAHLPYLLYPYLTIYDGFTNESMALALIIAFIAGLFLLIPSLYLLMRLFLFDQDYVQGNK from the coding sequence GTGACCTATGAATTAATCGGGATTACCGTCCTCTGGACTTTCCTGTACGGCTATCTCATAGTGGCATCCGTTGACTTTGGTGCCGGTTTCTTGAGCTTCGATGCCAAATACCGTAAAAATGATTTCGTCCTGAACAAAGTCATTCAGCGCTATCTGTCTCCGGTATGGGAAGTGACCAACGTCTTTTTGATCTTCTTCCTGATTGGGATTATCGGGTTTTTCCCGGATACCGCCTATTACTTTGGCACGGCCCTTCTCATACCCGGAAGCATCGCAGTCATTCTGCTTGCCATCCGCGGTTCTTACTATGCGTTTAACACGTATGGGGCAAAAGAGAGCAAAGTCTTCTCTTTTCTTTACGGAGCAACCGGCCTTTTGATTCCGGCCTCCCTTACCGTTGTTCTGACGGTTTCCCTCGGAGGCTATATCGAGGTCACTGACGGCCGTGTGAATCTCCTGTACACAGAGCTCTTCACGAGTATCTATTCCTGGACGGTCGTACTTTTGGCTATTTCAAGTGTCCTGTTTATCTCCGCGATGTTTCTGACGTACTATGCATCCCGTGCGAAAGATGAGGCGGCGCTTAAGACGGTTCGCAAATACAGCCTGAGCTGGGCATTGCCGACCATTATGATGGGGCTGATTGTATTTGCCGTACTGAGTCAGCGAAACGAAACGCAGTTCAACAACATGCTCGATCTCTGGTGGGCCTTCGCCCTATCCGGCGCCGCATTCCTGATTGCCGTTTGGCTCGTCTGGAAAAAACAGAATTACGGGACGGCGTTCATTCTTGTGATGATTCAGTATTTCACTGCATTCTTTGCATACGGTTCGGCCCATTTACCTTATTTGTTGTATCCGTATCTGACCATTTATGACGGGTTCACGAATGAATCAATGGCGCTCGCCCTGATCATCGCATTTATAGCCGGTCTGTTTCTGTTAATTCCATCTCTGTATCTTCTCATGCGCCTGTTCCTGTTTGATCAGGATTATGTACAGGGTAACAAATAA
- a CDS encoding cytochrome ubiquinol oxidase subunit I encodes MFEYDPVLFSRILTYVTLGFHVIFATLGVGVPLMIAIAEWMGIKRNDPHYTLMARRWARGFVISVAVGVVTGTAIAVQLALLWPNFMQAAGHTIGLPMFMETFAFFFEAIFLGIYLYTWDRFKSKMKHFLLVIPIVIGATASAFFITSVNAFMNYPTGFQLVDGVLTDVSPLSAMFNPATPTKISHVIITAYLTAAFILGMVAALKLLKNSKSEYHRKALHLNITAAAVFAIATAVIGDFSGKYLHEYQPEKLAAAEWHFETEPGAPLILGGILTEDNDVRFALEVPYALSILAGGTPDTVVTGLNDFDPDYLPPLWVHYFFDTMVFIGMYLALIAVAFSLAGVKHRLNPLKNLNPLSPWLLKLIVAGGPLSMLAIQSGWIMAEVGRQPWIINGVMTVSEGATTSDNVDIMLWLFIALYAVLGVTSYIVLQKMFKENPVEKEMRERNIPEQTTNGGEDR; translated from the coding sequence ATGTTTGAATATGATCCGGTATTATTCAGTCGTATTTTAACCTATGTGACACTCGGTTTCCACGTCATATTTGCCACGCTCGGTGTCGGGGTCCCCCTGATGATTGCCATTGCCGAATGGATGGGCATCAAACGCAACGATCCCCATTATACGCTGATGGCGCGCCGCTGGGCGAGAGGTTTCGTGATCTCCGTTGCTGTCGGGGTTGTCACAGGTACTGCCATCGCCGTCCAACTTGCACTTCTTTGGCCGAATTTTATGCAGGCCGCTGGACATACGATCGGTCTCCCGATGTTCATGGAGACATTTGCCTTCTTCTTTGAAGCCATTTTTCTCGGGATCTACTTATACACTTGGGATCGTTTCAAGAGTAAAATGAAACACTTCCTGCTCGTCATCCCGATTGTCATCGGTGCCACGGCAAGTGCTTTTTTCATTACATCCGTCAATGCATTTATGAACTATCCGACGGGGTTTCAGCTTGTCGACGGGGTACTCACGGATGTGAGTCCGCTCTCGGCCATGTTTAACCCGGCAACACCGACGAAAATATCACACGTCATTATCACAGCCTATTTGACGGCAGCCTTCATTCTCGGGATGGTTGCAGCACTCAAATTGCTGAAGAACAGCAAGTCGGAATATCACCGAAAGGCGCTTCACCTGAACATTACCGCTGCAGCCGTCTTTGCCATTGCAACAGCCGTTATTGGCGACTTCTCAGGAAAGTATCTGCATGAATACCAGCCAGAAAAATTGGCCGCAGCAGAATGGCATTTCGAAACCGAGCCGGGAGCACCGCTGATCCTCGGGGGCATTCTGACGGAGGACAACGACGTGCGCTTCGCCCTTGAAGTTCCCTACGCCCTCAGTATTCTTGCAGGGGGAACACCGGATACGGTTGTGACAGGGCTGAATGATTTCGATCCTGATTATCTGCCACCTTTATGGGTTCACTATTTCTTCGATACGATGGTCTTCATCGGCATGTATCTTGCCCTGATTGCCGTCGCCTTCAGTCTCGCAGGGGTCAAGCACCGTTTGAATCCTCTCAAAAACCTGAATCCGCTGAGCCCATGGCTCCTTAAGCTCATCGTTGCAGGCGGACCGCTCTCGATGCTTGCCATTCAGTCGGGCTGGATCATGGCCGAAGTCGGCAGACAGCCTTGGATCATCAACGGGGTCATGACGGTCAGTGAAGGTGCCACAACGTCAGACAATGTGGACATCATGCTTTGGCTCTTTATCGCACTCTATGCCGTTCTTGGTGTCACATCTTATATTGTCCTTCAGAAGATGTTCAAAGAAAATCCGGTTGAAAAAGAAATGAGAGAACGAAACATTCCGGAACAGACAACGAATGGAGGTGAAGACCGGTGA
- a CDS encoding urease accessory protein UreH domain-containing protein, which yields MFDYVEAFSQLIRDPFMNLAGAVEHYPILFAFFLGIVGAMAPCQFSGNFSAITLYGSKSIRHDVSWYQAIWFIIGKIAAFSILGLIVVALGQEFQRQLPLFFEPMRKALGPLLLVIGAYMLGVFHMKGFERVFTSWTDRLPDGQKSGPFMLGFLFSLGFCPTMFLLFFGLLMPLSITASSGALLPPLFAIGTSIPFLFVLFIIHFLDIGKINMRKGRRAGLIVQRGAGVLMILLGIFDMLTFW from the coding sequence ATGTTTGATTATGTGGAAGCGTTCAGTCAGCTGATCCGGGATCCGTTTATGAATCTCGCGGGTGCAGTGGAACACTATCCGATCCTGTTTGCATTCTTTCTGGGCATTGTCGGAGCGATGGCGCCTTGTCAATTTTCCGGCAACTTCAGTGCGATTACGCTCTATGGATCCAAATCCATCAGACACGATGTCTCCTGGTACCAGGCCATCTGGTTTATCATCGGGAAGATTGCGGCGTTTTCGATTCTCGGTCTGATTGTCGTAGCCCTCGGTCAGGAGTTTCAGCGGCAGCTGCCTCTCTTCTTTGAACCCATGCGAAAAGCACTCGGTCCCCTTCTTCTGGTGATTGGCGCATATATGCTTGGCGTGTTTCACATGAAAGGATTCGAGCGCGTCTTTACGAGTTGGACGGACAGGTTGCCTGATGGGCAAAAGAGCGGTCCGTTTATGCTCGGCTTTCTGTTTTCTCTCGGCTTTTGTCCGACGATGTTTCTGCTCTTCTTCGGACTGTTGATGCCGCTGTCGATTACCGCATCTTCCGGTGCTCTCCTTCCGCCGCTGTTTGCAATCGGGACATCCATCCCGTTTCTATTCGTGCTGTTTATCATCCATTTCCTTGATATCGGAAAAATAAACATGAGAAAAGGCAGGCGCGCGGGTCTTATAGTGCAGAGAGGCGCTGGTGTGCTGATGATTCTCCTCGGCATTTTTGATATGCTGACCTTCTGGTAA
- a CDS encoding YheE family protein translates to MITHFQQKEIDRSIPDGKWSISFFHNKKRCTGYYHKNGDITWVNAPEDHEEDIKAIVHDLMLYHVYEDHDPNH, encoded by the coding sequence ATGATTACACATTTTCAACAAAAAGAAATTGACCGTTCGATTCCGGATGGCAAATGGTCAATCAGCTTTTTTCACAATAAAAAACGCTGCACCGGCTACTACCATAAGAACGGAGACATCACCTGGGTGAACGCCCCGGAGGACCATGAAGAGGATATTAAAGCCATCGTCCATGATCTGATGCTCTATCATGTATACGAAGACCATGACCCAAACCACTGA
- a CDS encoding PucR family transcriptional regulator has product MIKRLKTHFPHATANDDTPIGYQLQLLMEDGQSITLDKRELSADEADMLKKLFDFKEPSSLPDREPERSFHSWLIEGNSESAPQAVDRMTFPFRFIFIRFRAQPDQADTDFDEALNSFFPGTLVKLWRSPQDLVIVQEISEWFDDAIALESVVDTLASDFYLNIGIYSGVLVHKADDILPTFVREQYIYDEIKRLFSRKNVFVEQEAHLYYALLKLPYEVKELILEPLIAIDDDHELKETISVYLKHNMNTSSAAKELFMHRNTMQYRLDKFIEKTSIDMKQFPNAAACYLMLALDTMTISEKQGPV; this is encoded by the coding sequence ATGATCAAACGACTGAAAACCCATTTTCCGCACGCAACAGCAAACGACGACACCCCCATCGGTTATCAGCTCCAACTCCTGATGGAAGACGGACAGTCCATTACACTCGACAAACGTGAACTCTCTGCCGATGAAGCCGATATGCTCAAAAAGCTCTTCGATTTCAAAGAACCCAGTTCACTCCCCGATCGCGAACCTGAGCGTTCCTTCCATTCCTGGCTGATTGAAGGGAACAGTGAATCTGCGCCACAGGCCGTGGACCGGATGACGTTTCCATTCCGGTTTATTTTTATCCGCTTCAGAGCCCAGCCGGATCAGGCCGACACGGATTTTGACGAAGCCTTGAACAGTTTCTTTCCCGGAACCCTCGTTAAACTGTGGCGTTCCCCTCAGGATCTTGTTATCGTGCAGGAAATCAGTGAATGGTTTGATGATGCCATTGCATTAGAATCTGTCGTGGATACCCTCGCGTCGGATTTTTATCTGAATATCGGGATCTACAGCGGCGTCCTTGTGCATAAAGCTGACGATATCCTTCCGACATTTGTGCGTGAACAGTATATTTACGACGAGATCAAACGGCTCTTTTCACGAAAAAACGTCTTTGTTGAACAGGAAGCCCACCTTTATTATGCGCTCCTCAAGCTCCCCTACGAGGTGAAAGAACTGATTCTCGAACCGCTGATTGCGATTGACGATGACCATGAGTTAAAAGAAACCATTTCCGTTTACCTGAAACACAACATGAACACCTCCTCAGCTGCGAAAGAACTGTTTATGCACCGGAACACCATGCAGTACCGGCTTGACAAATTCATCGAAAAAACATCCATTGATATGAAACAGTTTCCGAATGCTGCAGCATGCTACCTCATGCTCGCACTCGATACGATGACGATCAGCGAGAAGCAGGGCCCCGTGTGA
- a CDS encoding ABC transporter permease: MFSKALFFQNYKHTKLLLWIILAMFVIHMPFQATLSIEHWNERADMAETIDNYVYEVQRWDLIQVFSEGAVTIFLVIGIIGLAAMLIGLERNTRRQDFTLSLPYSRITSFVHKWLYGTAAIVVFHFVNFWIAYFIIYQSRHQLSFEQVTFNEILYEPMLGFILLYTFALMIGSISGEMISQLGLTALFGFLPLGIFYLMQDLIDVHFGTVVPLPIWVEFITPFIYVFDGGQGGPFLIFRFIGIALFFVAGLWLYRKSPAEFNGEFLVYKRIQPVLTVLIVLMISFFGGSFITSLAPWTADVLRILSYWIGFTVFLLFAVLIVRKITEMRLLTAGGSD; encoded by the coding sequence ATGTTCTCTAAGGCTCTCTTTTTTCAAAATTATAAGCATACGAAACTCTTACTCTGGATCATTCTCGCCATGTTTGTGATTCATATGCCGTTCCAGGCGACGCTTTCCATTGAACACTGGAACGAGCGGGCCGATATGGCAGAAACGATTGATAATTATGTGTATGAAGTGCAGCGGTGGGATCTGATACAGGTCTTTTCTGAAGGAGCGGTGACGATCTTCCTCGTCATTGGCATCATCGGCCTTGCCGCCATGCTGATCGGTCTTGAGCGGAATACCCGCAGACAGGATTTCACCCTGTCTCTCCCATACAGCAGAATTACCTCGTTTGTTCATAAGTGGCTATATGGCACGGCAGCAATCGTGGTTTTTCATTTTGTGAATTTTTGGATCGCTTATTTCATTATCTATCAATCCCGACATCAGCTGAGCTTTGAGCAAGTCACATTTAACGAAATTCTCTACGAACCGATGCTTGGCTTCATTCTGCTGTATACCTTTGCACTGATGATTGGCAGCATCAGCGGAGAGATGATCTCTCAGCTCGGACTGACTGCACTGTTCGGCTTCCTTCCTCTCGGCATCTTCTATCTCATGCAAGACTTAATCGATGTCCACTTTGGTACAGTCGTGCCCTTGCCCATCTGGGTGGAGTTCATTACGCCCTTTATTTATGTATTTGATGGTGGCCAGGGAGGTCCATTTTTGATTTTTCGTTTTATCGGCATCGCGCTCTTTTTCGTGGCGGGACTTTGGTTGTACCGAAAATCTCCTGCAGAGTTCAATGGTGAGTTTCTCGTGTATAAAAGAATTCAACCAGTTTTGACCGTCCTGATCGTCCTGATGATCTCCTTTTTCGGAGGAAGCTTTATTACATCACTCGCTCCATGGACCGCCGATGTCCTCCGAATCCTCTCATATTGGATCGGCTTTACGGTATTTTTACTCTTTGCTGTCCTGATTGTCCGCAAAATTACGGAAATGCGCTTGTTAACTGCCGGTGGTTCAGACTGA
- the cydS gene encoding cytochrome bd oxidase small subunit CydS, whose amino-acid sequence MDFTTFMVMYASPLVLAGSIAAVFIWAAKGKTPDWVKSDRSE is encoded by the coding sequence ATGGATTTCACGACATTCATGGTGATGTACGCTTCACCGCTCGTTTTGGCAGGCAGTATCGCAGCCGTATTCATCTGGGCTGCAAAAGGAAAAACACCGGATTGGGTAAAAAGCGACCGGTCCGAATAA
- a CDS encoding NAD(P)-dependent oxidoreductase has product MHITLIGSTGRTGRHLLSMLHDVHELTLPVRNRAALPDTLSDRHTVIEGDILDEDVLQTAIHSDTDLVISCLSTDKQQLLSKVSTPLINRIRSAGGPPLITIGTAGILDARGETGKYRFETSESKRRSTVAAKDHLAFYHALKDSSLNWTIICPTYLPDDDAIRQVVFEADVLPEGVSRIGTATLAAFIADHLHDSAFQHKRIGVAEEETQRM; this is encoded by the coding sequence ATGCATATAACCCTGATCGGCTCAACCGGGCGCACCGGGCGACATCTGTTATCGATGCTGCACGATGTGCACGAGCTCACGCTTCCTGTGCGAAACAGAGCAGCTTTACCCGATACCCTGTCCGACAGACACACTGTCATCGAAGGTGATATCCTTGATGAGGATGTGCTGCAAACGGCCATTCACAGCGATACTGATCTTGTGATTTCATGCCTCTCAACGGATAAACAGCAGCTGCTGAGTAAAGTCAGCACCCCGCTCATCAACCGTATCCGTTCAGCAGGAGGACCTCCTCTAATCACGATTGGTACGGCAGGAATCTTAGATGCCCGGGGTGAAACAGGCAAATACCGTTTTGAGACTTCCGAATCGAAAAGGCGTTCCACAGTTGCCGCAAAGGATCATCTCGCTTTTTACCATGCGCTGAAAGATTCCTCCCTGAACTGGACGATCATCTGCCCAACCTACCTGCCGGATGATGATGCAATCCGGCAGGTTGTCTTTGAAGCAGACGTTCTTCCTGAAGGGGTCAGCCGGATCGGAACAGCCACGCTTGCTGCATTCATTGCAGACCATTTACATGACAGTGCATTCCAGCATAAACGGATCGGTGTCGCAGAAGAGGAAACTCAGCGAATGTAG
- the treP gene encoding PTS system trehalose-specific EIIBC component, which produces MPKYEQQVNEILEAIGGEENIDKVTHCVTRLRLALHDESKVDVDKLEAIDIVKGSFSTSGQFQIIIGQGTVDQVYRDLIEMTDIGESSKQDVKDASAQKMNPFQRAIKTLADIFIPILPAIVTAGLLLGLNNILAGEGIFGFISDELADQSIIDVYPQWSGLADMIFVIAHAAFAFLPALIGWSAVKRFGGSDLLGIVLGLILVHPDLLSAWEYAGAVEDGNVPVWNLFGFDVEAIGYQGQVLPVLFASLLLAKIELALRKRVPDAIQMLVVAPVALLVTGLVTFILIGPITFALGNGITAGFLWLFDMAPAIGGLLYGILYAPLVVTGMHHVFLAVDLQLTGSGDGTFLWPILALSNIAQGSAALAVIFLTKSENLKGLSSTSAVSAYLGVTEPAMFGVNIRYKFPFVIAIMSSATAATFISLNQVLAASVGVGGLPAILSILPGDMPAFFVGMLIAFFMPIILMLIYGKLFMKEKL; this is translated from the coding sequence ATGCCAAAATATGAACAACAGGTCAACGAGATTCTCGAAGCCATAGGCGGCGAAGAGAATATCGACAAGGTTACCCATTGTGTAACGAGACTTCGTCTTGCCCTGCACGATGAAAGCAAAGTGGATGTGGACAAACTTGAAGCCATCGACATCGTCAAGGGTTCCTTTTCGACAAGCGGACAATTTCAAATTATTATCGGTCAGGGGACGGTGGACCAGGTCTACCGCGATCTGATTGAAATGACCGATATCGGTGAATCGTCCAAACAGGATGTCAAGGATGCCTCCGCGCAAAAAATGAACCCGTTTCAGCGCGCGATTAAAACACTCGCCGACATTTTCATTCCGATTCTTCCGGCGATCGTGACCGCAGGTCTGCTCCTCGGTTTGAACAACATCCTTGCCGGTGAAGGCATTTTTGGTTTCATCTCCGACGAGCTAGCCGATCAATCGATTATTGATGTCTATCCGCAATGGTCCGGACTTGCCGATATGATCTTTGTCATTGCCCACGCAGCCTTCGCATTCTTACCTGCCTTAATCGGCTGGTCTGCAGTAAAACGTTTCGGCGGCAGTGATCTTTTGGGGATTGTACTCGGTCTGATACTCGTGCATCCCGATCTCTTAAGTGCCTGGGAATATGCAGGTGCAGTGGAAGACGGCAATGTTCCGGTCTGGAATTTATTCGGATTTGATGTGGAAGCCATCGGCTATCAGGGACAGGTTTTACCGGTCCTGTTTGCTTCACTCCTTCTCGCAAAAATTGAACTTGCATTAAGAAAACGAGTACCGGACGCGATCCAAATGCTGGTCGTAGCGCCCGTTGCACTCCTCGTGACCGGTCTTGTCACATTTATCCTGATTGGACCGATTACGTTCGCACTCGGTAACGGCATTACAGCAGGCTTTCTCTGGCTCTTTGATATGGCACCTGCCATTGGCGGCCTTCTTTACGGCATTTTATATGCACCGCTTGTCGTAACCGGCATGCATCACGTATTTCTGGCTGTTGATCTGCAGCTGACAGGTTCCGGAGACGGCACATTCCTCTGGCCAATTCTTGCCCTGTCAAATATCGCGCAGGGTTCCGCGGCGCTCGCTGTGATCTTCCTGACGAAGAGTGAGAACCTGAAAGGTCTCTCCAGTACGTCTGCGGTTTCTGCATACCTTGGTGTAACGGAACCGGCCATGTTTGGTGTCAACATCCGCTATAAGTTCCCGTTCGTCATTGCGATTATGAGTTCAGCAACAGCGGCAACATTTATCAGCCTGAATCAGGTGCTTGCAGCATCTGTCGGGGTTGGCGGTCTCCCTGCGATCCTTTCAATTCTGCCTGGAGATATGCCGGCATTCTTCGTTGGGATGCTGATTGCCTTCTTCATGCCGATCATCCTGATGCTGATCTACGGCAAACTCTTTATGAAAGAAAAGCTGTAA